A region from the Variovorax paradoxus genome encodes:
- a CDS encoding acylphosphatase, with translation MNPSAVTRHLVVRGLVQGVGYRWSMVQAARRLGVRGWVRNRRDGSVEALAFGPAAAVDALVSWARSGPDGARVDALEVVEAPAPAEPPSDFVQRETV, from the coding sequence ATGAATCCCTCCGCCGTCACCCGCCATCTTGTCGTCCGCGGCCTGGTGCAGGGTGTGGGCTATCGCTGGTCGATGGTGCAGGCCGCGCGGCGCCTGGGCGTGCGCGGCTGGGTGCGCAACCGCCGCGACGGCAGCGTGGAGGCGCTGGCCTTCGGACCGGCTGCTGCGGTCGATGCGCTGGTTTCGTGGGCCCGCAGCGGGCCGGACGGCGCGCGCGTGGATGCGCTGGAAGTGGTGGAGGCGCCCGCGCCCGCCGAGCCGCCATCGGATTTCGTGCAGCGCGAAACGGTGTGA
- a CDS encoding hydroxymethylglutaryl-CoA lyase, whose product MKIPAKVKIVDVGPRDGLQNEKQPVSAEVKIGLVHRLQDAGLKEIEVTSFVSPKWVPQMADAASVMHGIQRKAGVRYSVLTPNMKGFEAAIAAPREEWPDEIVVFGAASEAFSQKNINCSIAESIERFAPVVAAAREKGIAVRGAMSCTVGCPYEGEIAPERVGMLAKLMKDIGVQRVDVADTIGVGTPRKVQAAIEAALAHFGVDHISGHFHDTYGQALVNTLASLELGVWNFQSSSAGLGGCPYAKGATGNVATEDVVYMLHGMGIETGIDLDKLIDAGVYISEALGREPNSRASKALRTKRAG is encoded by the coding sequence ATGAAAATCCCCGCCAAGGTCAAGATCGTCGACGTCGGTCCGCGCGACGGACTGCAGAACGAGAAGCAACCGGTCTCCGCCGAAGTCAAGATCGGCCTCGTGCACCGCCTGCAGGACGCCGGCCTGAAGGAGATCGAGGTCACCAGCTTCGTGAGCCCCAAGTGGGTGCCGCAGATGGCCGACGCTGCCTCCGTGATGCATGGCATCCAACGCAAGGCCGGCGTGCGCTATTCGGTGCTCACGCCCAACATGAAGGGCTTCGAGGCCGCCATTGCCGCGCCGCGCGAAGAGTGGCCCGACGAGATCGTGGTGTTCGGCGCCGCGAGCGAGGCCTTCAGCCAGAAGAACATCAACTGCTCCATTGCCGAGAGCATCGAGCGCTTCGCGCCCGTGGTGGCCGCGGCGCGCGAGAAGGGCATCGCGGTGCGCGGCGCCATGTCGTGCACCGTGGGCTGCCCCTACGAAGGCGAGATCGCACCCGAACGCGTGGGCATGCTGGCAAAGCTGATGAAGGACATCGGCGTGCAGCGCGTGGACGTGGCCGACACCATCGGCGTGGGCACGCCGCGCAAGGTGCAGGCCGCGATCGAGGCCGCGCTGGCGCATTTCGGCGTGGACCACATCTCGGGCCACTTCCACGACACCTACGGCCAGGCGCTGGTCAACACGCTGGCCTCGCTGGAGCTGGGGGTCTGGAACTTCCAGTCGTCCTCCGCCGGGCTGGGCGGCTGTCCCTACGCCAAGGGCGCGACCGGCAACGTGGCGACCGAAGACGTGGTCTACATGCTGCACGGCATGGGCATCGAGACCGGCATCGACCTCGACAAGCTGATCGACGCGGGCGTGTACATCAGCGAGGCGCTGGGGCGCGAGCCGAATTCGCGCGCGTCGAAGGCGCTCCGTACGAAGAGGGCCGGATGA
- a CDS encoding YbaK/EbsC family protein has protein sequence MCGAELHSLPEGVQRVSRVLQDAGHPHSPRMLDDACRTAQQAADALGILVGQIAKSIIFRRKSDDAAVLVITSGDKRVDEKKVDALVGKTGRADAEFVKARTGFTIGGVSPVAHATPPVVLIDRELFRFEEIWAAAGHPHAVFQLRPHDLEKLTGAPVADVV, from the coding sequence ATGTGCGGCGCTGAACTTCATTCGCTGCCCGAAGGCGTGCAGCGCGTCTCGCGCGTGCTGCAGGACGCCGGCCACCCCCATTCGCCGCGCATGCTCGACGACGCCTGCCGCACCGCGCAGCAGGCGGCCGACGCGCTCGGCATTCTGGTCGGGCAGATCGCCAAGAGCATCATCTTCCGGCGCAAGAGCGACGACGCGGCGGTGCTGGTCATCACCTCGGGCGACAAGCGCGTGGACGAGAAGAAGGTCGATGCGCTGGTCGGCAAGACCGGCCGCGCCGATGCGGAGTTCGTGAAGGCGCGCACCGGCTTCACGATCGGCGGCGTGTCGCCGGTGGCGCATGCCACGCCGCCGGTGGTGCTGATCGACCGCGAGCTGTTCCGCTTCGAGGAGATCTGGGCCGCGGCGGGCCATCCCCATGCGGTGTTCCAGCTGCGCCCGCACGACCTCGAGAAGCTCACCGGCGCGCCGGTGGCGGACGTGGTGTGA
- a CDS encoding DUF1289 domain-containing protein, whose product MNVDGAQTLAERAAAVQRSASDDASDVPSPCTSVCRMDSQSGFCEGCLRTLPEIAGWSTMEDVARRSVWRAIELRARAGLWRIPEQPGDKHA is encoded by the coding sequence GTGAATGTCGACGGCGCGCAGACGCTGGCCGAACGCGCCGCGGCCGTGCAGCGCTCGGCCAGCGACGATGCGTCCGATGTGCCATCGCCCTGCACCTCGGTCTGCCGCATGGACAGCCAGAGCGGCTTCTGCGAAGGGTGCCTGCGCACCCTCCCCGAGATCGCGGGCTGGAGCACGATGGAAGACGTTGCGCGGCGCAGCGTGTGGCGCGCGATAGAGTTGCGGGCACGGGCCGGCCTCTGGCGCATCCCGGAGCAACCAGGAGACAAGCACGCATGA
- a CDS encoding 2-hydroxychromene-2-carboxylate isomerase has product MKHIDFYLDFISPYAYLAFEQLPQALEGLSCSVAYKPVLLGAILKHHGQLGPAEIPAKRSWTYRHVLWLGHANGIEIEMPASHPYNPLPHLRLALSTSEDGSISRLAAETIFRSVWRGGEEAGDATRLAALAAQLRLKRDMNGDDNKALLKRNTDEALQAGVFGTPSCVADGRLFWGFDGLAMLRAYLGRDAWFEGPQWDAADQRPSLLRSSKS; this is encoded by the coding sequence ATGAAGCACATCGACTTCTACCTCGACTTCATCTCGCCCTACGCATACCTTGCGTTCGAGCAGCTGCCCCAGGCGCTCGAGGGCCTGAGCTGCAGCGTGGCCTACAAGCCGGTATTGCTCGGCGCGATCCTCAAGCACCACGGCCAGCTCGGGCCGGCCGAGATTCCGGCCAAGCGCAGCTGGACCTACCGCCACGTGCTCTGGCTCGGCCACGCGAACGGCATCGAAATCGAGATGCCGGCCTCGCACCCGTACAACCCGCTGCCGCACCTGCGGCTCGCGCTGTCGACCTCGGAGGACGGCAGCATCAGCCGCCTCGCGGCCGAGACCATCTTCCGCAGCGTGTGGCGCGGCGGCGAGGAAGCCGGCGATGCCACGCGCCTGGCTGCGCTGGCGGCGCAGCTGCGGCTCAAGCGCGACATGAACGGCGACGACAACAAGGCGCTGCTCAAGCGCAACACCGACGAAGCCCTGCAGGCCGGCGTGTTCGGCACGCCGAGCTGCGTGGCCGACGGCCGGCTGTTCTGGGGCTTCGACGGCCTCGCGATGCTGCGTGCCTACCTGGGCCGGGACGCGTGGTTCGAAGGCCCGCAATGGGACGCGGCCGACCAGCGGCCTTCCTTGCTGCGAAGCAGCAAAAGCTGA
- a CDS encoding MFS transporter: MAATLDSRGVPHPAPRPMSAEEKKVIFASSLGTVFEWYDFYLYGSLAAIIAKQFFSGLDAGAAFIFALLAFAAGFLVRPFGAIVFGRLGDMIGRKYTFLVTILIMGLSTFIVGLLPSYATIGVAAPVILIALRMLQGLALGGEYGGAATYVAEHSPHGKRGAYTSWIQTTATLGLFLSLLVILGVRTWLGEQAFGDWGWRVPFLVSIALLGVSVWIRLSLSESPAFQKMKAEGKTSKAPLSESFGQWKNLKIVILALVGLTAGQAVVWYSGQFYALFFLTQQLKVDATTANLMIAAALLLGTPFFVVFGTLSDKIGRKPIIMAGCLLAVVTYFPVFKMLTEAANPDLAKAQATAGVTVTADPATCSFQGNPVAREIDFRSSCDIAKRYLVQNSVSYENVAGASGSKAVVKIGDKTVEAPVGNVVNLKFDENSAKEIAAFKKGVAEDLKVAGYPAKADPAKINKLVTVGLLFWLVLLVTMVYGPIAAMLVELFPTRIRYTSMSLPYHIGNGWFGGLLPTTAFAIVASTGNMYNGLWYPIIIAGITLVVGTLFIRETKDVDIYAND, encoded by the coding sequence ATGGCAGCAACACTGGATTCGAGGGGGGTGCCGCATCCGGCCCCCCGGCCCATGTCCGCGGAGGAAAAGAAGGTCATCTTCGCTTCCTCCCTTGGCACGGTGTTCGAGTGGTACGACTTCTACCTCTACGGCTCGCTGGCCGCGATCATCGCGAAGCAGTTCTTCAGCGGCCTGGATGCCGGCGCGGCCTTCATCTTTGCGCTGCTGGCGTTTGCCGCGGGCTTCCTGGTGCGGCCGTTCGGCGCCATCGTGTTCGGCCGGCTCGGCGACATGATCGGGCGCAAGTACACCTTCCTGGTCACGATCCTGATCATGGGCCTGTCGACCTTCATCGTCGGCCTCCTGCCCAGCTACGCGACCATCGGCGTCGCGGCGCCGGTGATCCTGATTGCGCTGCGCATGCTGCAGGGCCTCGCGCTCGGCGGCGAGTACGGCGGTGCCGCCACCTACGTGGCCGAGCACTCGCCGCACGGCAAGCGCGGCGCCTACACCTCGTGGATCCAGACCACCGCCACGCTCGGGCTGTTCCTGAGCCTGCTGGTGATCCTGGGCGTGCGCACCTGGCTCGGCGAACAGGCGTTCGGCGATTGGGGCTGGCGCGTTCCTTTCCTGGTGTCGATCGCGCTGCTCGGCGTGTCGGTGTGGATCCGGCTCTCGTTGAGCGAATCGCCGGCGTTCCAGAAGATGAAGGCCGAGGGCAAGACTTCGAAGGCGCCGCTGTCCGAATCCTTCGGCCAATGGAAGAACCTCAAGATCGTGATCCTGGCGCTGGTCGGCCTCACGGCAGGCCAGGCCGTGGTCTGGTACTCGGGCCAGTTCTACGCGCTCTTCTTCCTGACGCAGCAGCTCAAGGTCGATGCGACCACGGCCAACCTGATGATCGCCGCCGCGCTGCTGCTCGGCACGCCGTTCTTCGTGGTCTTCGGCACGCTGTCCGACAAGATCGGCCGCAAGCCGATCATCATGGCCGGCTGCCTTCTGGCCGTGGTCACCTACTTCCCGGTCTTCAAGATGCTGACCGAAGCTGCCAACCCCGACCTGGCCAAGGCGCAAGCCACCGCCGGCGTCACGGTGACGGCCGACCCGGCGACCTGCTCGTTCCAGGGCAACCCGGTGGCCCGTGAGATCGACTTCAGGAGTTCCTGCGACATCGCCAAGCGCTATCTGGTGCAGAACTCGGTGAGCTATGAGAACGTGGCCGGCGCGTCGGGCTCGAAGGCGGTCGTGAAGATCGGCGACAAGACGGTCGAGGCGCCTGTGGGCAACGTGGTGAACCTCAAGTTCGACGAGAACTCCGCCAAGGAAATCGCCGCCTTCAAGAAGGGCGTGGCCGAAGACCTGAAGGTCGCGGGCTACCCGGCCAAGGCCGACCCCGCGAAGATCAACAAGCTGGTGACGGTCGGGCTGCTGTTCTGGCTGGTGCTGCTGGTGACGATGGTCTACGGCCCGATCGCCGCCATGCTGGTCGAACTGTTCCCCACCCGCATCCGCTACACCTCCATGAGCCTGCCGTACCACATCGGCAACGGCTGGTTCGGCGGCCTGCTGCCGACCACCGCCTTCGCCATCGTGGCGTCCACCGGCAACATGTACAACGGCCTCTGGTACCCGATCATCATCGCCGGCATCACGCTGGTGGTGGGCACGCTCTTCATCCGCGAAACCAAGGACGTCGACATTTACGCGAACGACTGA